GTCGCGCCGATGGTGCCCGCCCCGATCAGCGGCGTGTCCGGTGCCGACTGCGAATGCTGGATCACGGTTCCGAATGGGTCGATCACTTGCACGGCGACGATGCGTTGATCAGTCGCGAGGAGCGAGGGATCGAGTTCGGTGACCGGGTCGAACTGCAGCGCCGCCACCACGTCGCGGACTCGACCTGCTGCCGCATCGTCGATGCCCGCAAGCAGCGAGCTGTAGAGGATCGCCGCCAGGCCGGTTCCAGCGATGACGAAAGCCACCAGGACCACCGTGGCCGATACGAACGCCGACCGCGCCGAGATTCCCCAGTAGCGGGGCCGCCACCAGGTCCGCGGCCGTCTCAGTTTCGGCAAAGGCTCTCCAGTCGCTCGGGTGGCGAGGGAAACGAGGCCCGTGCCCGCCTCGTCGGTGGACATCGGTCGCGTAGCGACTGAGCGCATCATGCCACCGGTTCCACGTTCCTTGCTGCCGACTCGACGTCCTGCCGTCCACTTTCCCGACTCCGCCGCGTGGCCAACCCGAGAATCGTTACAGCGGTGAGAATCACCGCAGTGGCCAACATGATCGCGCCGCCGATGTCGGTGAGCCAGTGCACACCCAGATACAGGCGAGTGAGGGCGACCGCCACCGTCACCGCGACGACACCACTCATCAGCGCCACTCGGGCCGCCTTACTACACCTTCTCCCGACGACGACGGCGAGGATGCCGGCGAACGTCAACACACCGGTGACATGTCCTGACGGAAACGACGGGTCGACCTCGAGCACCAGTTGCATGGACTGCGGCGGTCGTTGGGCACTGACGACGGCCTTGGTGATAGTGCTTAACCCCGTGGCCGAGGCAAGAGTCGTCACGACGAAGACGGCCGATAGCGGCGAGTGCCGCCGCCACAGCAGCGCAGCCGCGAGAGCCGCCAGAAGCGCCATGGCCACCGGACTACCCGCGTTGGTGATCACGATCGCGACGGATGTCAGCCACCCGCGACGGTGCTCGACCATCCAGTGCAGGACCGAGTGATCCACCGCGGTCCCGGCATTGGCACGGTGGGCAACCACGCCGAGTCCGACGAAGGCAATCAAGGACAGCGCAATGCCGCACGCCACCGAGGTGCTTCGGTACCGGCCGCCGGCCTGGGGGGGTTTCATCGGTAGCTTCATCACACCAGCCAGCTTGTGACAACGACCCTGTGACCCTGCTGAGAGCGTTCGCGCAGGTTCTAGCTGGCCGCGCCGGAGGTGGTGAAGTAGAAGAAGTCGCGGCGGTCGGGCTGAACATAGCGTTGCGCCGGCCCGACCATCGTCGGTAGCAGTCGCAGGGGTTGTAACCCGCGCGTCCCACCGTCGTGCCACATGCTGAAGAACTGCAGTCCGGAGTGGATGTCGAGTTCCATCCCGGTGACCACGCCTGCCTGAGTCATCGCGGCGCCGAGAGTGACGAGGTTGAGTTTGTCGCCCGCCAGGTACACCGGATCGCCATGTGCGGTGATTCCCAGGCCCGAACGCCACGTGTACTGCAGCTGATTCTTCGCACTGCCCCAGCGCAGGTCGGTGTTGCGGTCCAGACCCGCCACGGGGCGACCCTGTTCGACGATGAGAGCGAGGTTCTGCCGGACCGCGCGGATGTGTGGGCCCATCTGCACGTCTCGTCCCCACTGGCCGACGACGAGTCGGCCCTGATCGTCGACGACCGCCGAGGCCTTCCCGTCGACGAGATCACGAATGCTGTTGCCGTTCAGAAAGAACCCTCCCGGGTCGGCACTCATCTTGAACCCGGAGTTGAATGCGGCCACGACATCGGGCAACTGCGCGGGCGGAATTCGACCCGCAGAGCCGGTCCCCGGGGGCTCAGCCGTGCCAGCCACCAGATGGGCCCGCACGGTCGCTGACCGGAGCAACGCGGCGGCGACGACCACGCTGCGGTGGAAGCGATCCGGTTGCAGCAGCGCCGTGTAGACCAGGGGTTGAGCACCGGGGGTGCGGATCACTGGATGCCACCCCGCACCGTCGGCGGTCACCGGCAGCGCCGGCAGGAACGAATAGGCGCGAATCGGCCCGGTGGAGCCGCCCATCGCCGCCATGAGACCGCGCACGTCCGGCGGGGTGTCCGACGGCAGATGCCTGCCATAGAGCCAGTTTTCGTAGACATCCAACGCGGTGCCCAATCCGACCTGCCGCATCAACGTCGACGCCTTGTCCTGCCATGGGGCGTACCCCGGCACGGAGTCGACGCTTGCGTACACGCCACCGCCCACCACGGTGATGAGCACGCCGATGACCGCTACCCTCGTCGTCCACCACTCCCAGAAGCTGCGACCGTGACGGTCGGTGCTGGCATCACGGCGAGGGCTCTCGGGCATGGATACACGATGCAACCGGCCCGCTGTGGTCGTGCTGAGAAGGGCCGAGGCGCCAGGCCATTCTCAGCGCGGTCTCAGCCGCCCTCGGCCACCATGGGACTTGTCCACCCGGGGGACCGACGGTAGAGGGGCCCGCAGCTAATGCAACACCTGATCGTCACCTACGGACTCCTCGCGATCTTCGTTCTCATGGTCGCTGAATCTGCGTGCATTCCGGTGCCGTCGGAAGTGACGATGCTGCTCGGAGGGGCCCTCGCGGCGGGTGCCGTACCTGGCCCTCATCCCAATCTGATCACGGTCGTCGTGGCGGGAACCGTGGGCAACGTCGTCGGTAGCTACCTGGCGTGGCTGGTCGGCCGCTTCGGCGGACGGCCAGCACTCCACCGCTGGGGTCGATACATCTTCCTTCGGCCGTCGGAGATCGACCGCGCTCAGGACTGGTTCGTCCGCCGCGGGGCGCCATCGGTGTTCTGGGCGCGACTGCTGCCGGGGATTCGGACCGTCATCTCGCTGCCCGCCGGCATCGCGGGGATGCCACCGGCCCGGTTCGGGCTTTACACCTTGGCAGGTTGCCTGCCGTGGACGGCTGCGCTGACGCTCCTCGGCTACGCGATCGGCGCCAACTGGGATACCGCCGAGCAGGCGATGCGGGGCCCGAGCTACGCCATAGCCGGGATCGCCGTCATCGCGATCGTCATCGCGGTGGTCGTCGTGGTGCGTCGACACCGCCGAGCGGAGCTGACAGAACGTGACACTCATGGAGTTTCGTCCCTCGCAGACTGAATCCTTCACGGCTGCATAGCTATCGCGTGGGCGGTGGCGGCTGCACTCCTGGCGGCATGCGGTCCGGTCGGTCCGCCCACCGGTCGACGCACCCAGCCGGTGTGCGCCCTCGGCGTAGCCTCCAGTGAAGGTCCACCCGATGTAGCCTTCTACCACGCCGCTACGCCAAGCCCTCACGCGGAGCGCGGGGTCATCGTCGCGCGGGCACAGGTCGTGATCGACATTCCAAATGCCCGCAATCACAGCCATCTCCGTCACCGCCACGGGCGCCTTGGGCGAGCGCGCCAGTACGTGCTCTCGCAGCGCCTCTGTGACGCGTGCCGTCGGGGATGGAGAAACGACCGGATGAGTACGGACGAGTCGCACTCAGCCACACGTGACGCGCACCGTGTGACGTCGTCGTCCTTCGCGAGGCGGTCAGGAAGGGCGGCGGAATCAAGCGACTGCTGCGGCAGGCCCTCCCGCAGCGGCACATTCGCTTCTCAGCGTGCCCTCAGCCATCCGCCGATACTTTCTGCCACATGAGCGACACGATGAGATCGGCGGCCGTGAGATCCCCGCGAACGATGCTGAGCAAGGTTCCCGAGATCACGGTGTGGTTCTGGATCATCAAGATCCTGTGCACGACCGTGGGCGAGAGCTTCGCCGATTGGATCAACATGACATTGGGCGTTGGCCTGGTGTTGACCGCGGTGATCTTCACGGTGGTGTTGGCCGCGGTGCTGGCGTGGCAGCTGATGTTGGACCGTTACACGCCGTTCGTCTAC
This genomic stretch from Mycolicibacterium fluoranthenivorans harbors:
- a CDS encoding phosphatase PAP2 family protein, with protein sequence MKPPQAGGRYRSTSVACGIALSLIAFVGLGVVAHRANAGTAVDHSVLHWMVEHRRGWLTSVAIVITNAGSPVAMALLAALAAALLWRRHSPLSAVFVVTTLASATGLSTITKAVVSAQRPPQSMQLVLEVDPSFPSGHVTGVLTFAGILAVVVGRRCSKAARVALMSGVVAVTVAVALTRLYLGVHWLTDIGGAIMLATAVILTAVTILGLATRRSRESGRQDVESAARNVEPVA
- a CDS encoding DedA family protein encodes the protein MQHLIVTYGLLAIFVLMVAESACIPVPSEVTMLLGGALAAGAVPGPHPNLITVVVAGTVGNVVGSYLAWLVGRFGGRPALHRWGRYIFLRPSEIDRAQDWFVRRGAPSVFWARLLPGIRTVISLPAGIAGMPPARFGLYTLAGCLPWTAALTLLGYAIGANWDTAEQAMRGPSYAIAGIAVIAIVIAVVVVVRRHRRAELTERDTHGVSSLAD